The Zygotorulaspora mrakii chromosome 3, complete sequence genome includes a region encoding these proteins:
- a CDS encoding uncharacterized protein (similar to Saccharomyces cerevisiae REB1 (YBR049C) and YDR026C; ancestral locus Anc_3.256), translating to MPRDRVKHRSDEASHEGNGSNHESVEEAVFKYVGVGLQNDDDAKGGKSYDGQKDENDEEVKVHNGDGAEVGGTAGGDDDDSHNQEMDWLFRHAQEESTTSPGGSNREPQSVALAAVAAAYASSGKRSHEERQTDSGNGSSSRHGDRSHKHKSKSKHKKAKLQLAVDPELATLDDTDITEHDQLVRKAIIDTNTIAQHPDFQQYLNTEHDPHRLKDGLKSNDKSLSQSNDEDHEDGVDVSKTSGDSANMLDHHHHNDDDDLDDVTKQYSELQKQDGMENSTLKSLQKKDYREVLPKVMSSSEISVDTDVSHLIQSAASKASEIIGSTAQSSGKSFDGAEEAALEQFITEYQTIKNLDRQQICERIWSNERRKDDFWSNICKVLPYRTRSSIYKHVRRKYHIFEQRGKWTAQEDRELARLCIEKEGQWSEIGKALGRMPEDCRDRWRNYVKCGSNRASNKWSLEEEELLKRVISEMLDEAQRSHHAREDIGIDSDEDDEDDGEKKLENNGNKPSFKDAINWTVVSERMGGTRSRIQCRYKWNKLVKKEAIAKIQSIGESEKRWIMEKLRDLGFTEDSQVDWEELATLKPGPKWTGTELKLCYERMRSGVRYHKQKSINEISKELLGLLDGTIPLDSKPN from the coding sequence ATGCCAAGAGATCGAGTTAAGCATCGTTCCGATGAGGCATCCCATGAGGGAAACGGATCTAATCATGAATCCGTCGAAGAGGCTGTATTCAAATATGTTGGTGTGGGACTgcaaaatgatgatgatgcgAAAGGTGGGAAATCCTACGATGGGCAGAAGGACGagaatgatgaagaggtgAAAGTGCACAACGGCGATGGCGCTGAAGTTGGCGGTACTGCGGGCGGCGATGACGACGACAGTCATAATCAAGAGATGGATTGGCTATTCAGACATGCCCAGGAGGAAAGTACGACCTCGCCTGGGGGATCTAACCGCGAGCCACAATCAGTCGCATTGGCggctgttgctgctgcttaTGCTTCTAGTGGGAAAAGGTCTCATGAGGAACGTCAAACCGATTCTGGAAATGGCTCTAGCAGTCGCCATGGAGACAGGTCCCACAAACATAAGAGTAAATCTAAGCACAAGAAGGCTAAATTGCAGTTAGCTGTTGATCCCGAGTTGGCGACTTTAGACGATACAGATATTACTGAGCACGATCAATTAGTAAGGAAGGCGATCATTGATACCAATACAATTGCACAGCATCCAGACTTTCAACAGTATTTGAATACTGAACATGATCCACATAGATTGAAAGATGGCTTAAAATCGAACGATAAGTCGTTGTCGCAGAGCAATGATGAAGATCACGAAGATGGTGTTGATGTTTCCAAGACATCAGGAGACAGTGCAAATATGCttgatcatcatcatcataatgatgatgatgaccTTGATGATGTAACGAAACAGTATTCCGAATTACAAAAACAGGATGGCATGGAAAATTCTACTTTAAAGTCcttgcaaaagaaagattatAGGGAAGTACTACCAAAAGTCATGTCTTCATCCGAGATAAGCGTCGATACGGATGTTTCACATTTAATTCAATCCGCGGCATCCAAGGCATCCGAAATAATTGGCAGTACCGCGCAATCAAGTGGTAAATCATTTGATGGTGCAGAGGAAGCTGCCCTTGAACAATTCATTACTGAATAtcaaacaataaaaaatttggacaGACAACAGATATGTGAGAGAATTTGGAGTAATGAACGTCGCAAAGATGATTTTTGGAGTAATATATGTAAGGTTTTACCCTATAGAACAAGATCGTCCATTTACAAGCATGTGCGTCGAAAATATCATATCTTTGAGCAACGTGGTAAATGGACAGCTCAAGAAGATAGAGAATTGGCAAGATTAtgtattgaaaaagaaggtCAATGGTCTGAAATTGGTAAAGCTTTGGGAAGAATGCCAGAAGATTGTAGAGATCGTTGGAGAAATTATGTCAAATGTGGTTCGAATAGAGCCTCTAATAAATGGTCTttggaggaagaagaattgctgaaaagagTGATTAGCGAAATGCTAGATGAAGCGCAAAGATCGCATCACGCCAGGGAGGATATCGGTATTGAtagtgatgaagatgatgaagatgatggcGAAAAGAAATTGGAGAACAATGGCAATAAACCATCATTCAAGGATGCTATTAATTGGACGGTAGTTAGTGAACGCATGGGTGGTACCAGATCAAGAATTCAATGCCGTTACAAATGGAACAAACTAGTCAAAAAGGAAGCGATCGCAAAGATTCAATCAATTGGTGAATCTGAGAAGCGTTGGATAATGGAAAAACTAAGAGACCTGGGATTTACAGAAGATTCGCAAGTTGATTGGGAAGAATTGGCCACTTTGAAACCTGGACCAAAATGGACAGGTACAGAATTAAAATTATGTTATGAAAGAATGAGAAGCGGAGTTAGGTACCATAAACAAAAATCTATTAACGAAATCTCTAAAGAATTACTGGGGTTGCTAGATGGTACAATTCCTCTAGACTCAAAGCCAAATTGA
- a CDS encoding 40S ribosomal protein uS17 (similar to Saccharomyces cerevisiae RPS11B (YBR048W) and RPS11A (YDR025W); ancestral locus Anc_3.255) has protein sequence MSTELTVQSERAFQKQPHIFNNPKLKTSRRTKRWYKNAGLGFKTPKTAIEGSYIDKKCPFTGLVSIRGKILTGVVVSTKMHRTIVIRRDYLHYVPKYNRYEKRHKNVPVHVSPAFRVEVGDIVTVGQCRPISKTVRFNVVKVSSAAKSNKQFSKF, from the exons ATGTCTACTGAATTGACCGTTCAATCTGAAAGAGCTTTCCAAAAG CAACCTCACATCTTTAACAACCCAAAGTTAAAGACCTCTAGAAGAACTAAGAGATGGTATAAGAACGCTGGTTTGGGCTTCAAGACTCCTAAGACCGCTATTGAAGGCTCTTACATTGACAAGAAGTGTCCATTCACTGGTTTGGTCTCTATCCGTGGTAAGATTTTGACTGGTGTCGTTGTTTCCACCAAGATGCACCGTACCATCGTCATCAGAAGAGATTACTTACATTATGTTCCAAAGTACAACAGATACGAAAAGAGACACAAGAACGTCCCAGTTCACGTTTCTCCAGCTTTCCGTGTTGAAGTTGGTGACATCGTCACTGTCGGTCAATGTAGACCAATCTCCAAGACTGTTAGATTCAACGTCGTAAAAGTTTCTTCTGCTGCTAAGTCTAACAAGCAATTCTCCAAATTCTAA
- the FMP23 gene encoding Fmp23p (similar to Saccharomyces cerevisiae YBR047W; ancestral locus Anc_3.254) — MSSCLARSFSTARITLSRAASHRVLIPPTSHFNNSASHSIATNIPRHEYKQLPENSNYIEKFYDELRLFSTEFLAKQLNKSYTDFENDPDELVFQVEKFIELQIIPKHSELRESSTVSPMQSVECKTLSDQIVIQRYLDFARGVKKTLMFNGGHTFIFDAMLQAKEVFDSFQTQKAMNK, encoded by the coding sequence ATGTCAAGCTGCCTAGCACGCTCTTTTTCTACTGCCAGGATTACATTATCAAGGGCGGCATCGCATCGTGTGCTGATCCCTCCGACATCTCACTTTAATAACAGTGCTTCACACTCTATTGCCACCAATATTCCAAGACACGAATATAAGCAATTACCAGAAAACTCGAATTATATTGAGAAGTTTTACGATGAACTGAGACTGTTTTCAACAGAGTTTTTGGCAAAACAGTTGAATAAGAGCTAtacagattttgaaaacgaTCCAGATGAGCTGGTATTTCAAGTAGAAAAATTCATCGAATTACAAATAATACCAAAACATTCGGAATTGAGAGAGTCCTCAACTGTGTCTCCAATGCAATCTGTGGAATGTAAAACTCTAAGTGACCAAATTGTCATTCAAAGGTATCTGGATTTTGCTCGCGGAGTCAAAAAGACCCTGATGTTTAATGGTGGTCATACCTTCATCTTTGACGCAATGCTGCAGGCGAAGGAAGTATTTGATAGTTTTCAAACGCAAAAAGCAATGAATAAATAA
- the ZTA1 gene encoding NADPH:quinone reductase (similar to Saccharomyces cerevisiae ZTA1 (YBR046C); ancestral locus Anc_3.253) translates to MVVLRNTLKIKLPRINMSSSIISVPTTQKVVLIDGIGGLDNIKYVDFPVPKIGGNEILIKNRYVGINFIESYFRKGIYPCELPYVLGREATGSVVAKGDNVTKFEIGDKVAYFSGSTFAQYTKVLDSGVILKLPKEVSDDKMKIVSAALLQGFTALTLSEDAYKVQKGDTILVYAAAGGVGLILLQLLKRKGAHSIAVVSTDEKAALARKNGAEFTVNSSKEDIETAVRKITNGEGVEAAFDSIGRDTFDTTLALLKRKGTFVSYGNASGVVPPLSITRLTPKNIKLVRPQVFGYISDAKDLKHYSDEFFKLIDSGELNILIHKVYSLQDYKEATKELEGRKTVGKLLLEIS, encoded by the coding sequence ATGGTGGTATTGCGCAACACATTAAAAATCAAATTGCCAAGAATAAACATGTCGTCTAGCATTATTAGTGTTCCAACCACCCAAAAAGTTGTTCTGATCGATGGTATCGGTGGTTTAGACAATATCAAATACGTAGATTTTCCGGTACCAAAGATTGGTGGAAACGAAATTCTTATAAAGAATAGATACGTTGGTATCAATTTTATCGAATCATATTTCAGAAAGGGTATTTATCCTTGTGAGCTGCCTTACGTTTTGGGAAGGGAAGCTACAGGATCTGTTGTAGCAAAAGGGGATAACGTTACCAAGTTCGAGATCGGTGATAAGGTTGCGTACTTTTCAGGCTCAACATTCGCTCAGTACACGAAAGTCTTGGACTCTGGCGTGATTCTGAAATTGCCAAAGGAAGTGTCCGATgacaaaatgaaaattgtAAGTGCTGCTCTTTTGCAGGGCTTTACGGCTCTAACACTTAGTGAAGATGCTTATAAAGTCCAAAAGGGCGACACAATTCTTGTCTATGCTGCTGCCGGTGGTGTTGGTTTGAtacttcttcaattgttgaagagaAAGGGTGCACATTCAATAGCTGTTGTCTCCACTGATGAGAAAGCTGCTTTAGCTCGTAAAAACGGTGCAGAGTTCACTGTTAACTCTTCAAAGGAAGATATCGAAACAGCAGTGAGAAAAATCACCAATGGAGAAGGTGTTGAGGCTGCGTTCGATTCTATTGGCAGAGACACTTTTGATACTACATTGGCTTTACTTAAGAGAAAAGGTACTTTTGTTTCGTATGGTAACGCTTCCGGTGTAGTTCCTCCATTATCGATTACTCGTTTAACCCCTAAAAACATCAAGCTTGTGAGACCTCAAGTTTTTGGTTATATAAGTGACGCCAAGGACTTAAAACATTATTCAGATGAGTTTTTCAAGCTGATCGACTCTGGTGAGTTGAACATCTTGATCCACAAAGTATATTCTCTTCAAGACTATAAAGAAGCTACAAAGGAATTGGAAGGTAGGAAAACCGTTGGAAAATTATTGTTAGAGATATCTTAA